ttttacatttttcatTCTATTAATTTCATCTATCATTAATTTCTTAGTGTCTTTCAAATTTATATCCGTAATTTTAttgttatcatcatcattactAGTAACATTAATATcactataaaatatataaacatatcagtatatatatatatatatatatatatatatatatatattatttataacatttcattttactttatttttttcattacctaatttttctatttaaaaaattttccaTACATAAACGATGATAATCATTTGCTCTTTCATTCCACCATACACTCAATTCTCTTTTATAACtacacataataaaaaaaaatatatataatatatatacatatatatatatatacttattttatGAATGCTATATTACTTGTCTACATTTTTTAAGTGATATTCATATTGCTCTTTCAAATTTGGAGAAATATATTCTGAACATGTCAAGTTATTATCACATTCAGTAATTAAATTTGAATAATCTACAATTCGTTTTGATACTCTTCCTCGAAactaaaaattttaattataatgagttcgatataatatttaaaggttcataaataaataaataaatatatatatatatatatatcattacattttataataatatatattttaacaggttaatatattaatataaaatgtaacatcaaaaattgaatattctctaaaattaatatacatataatagaattaatataatcggattcataaaatatatatattattatttcattaaatattattactaataaAAGGGCATCATGGTCATTCAGTGTTTCttcaaatgaaaataagTTTTTCAAATTTTCATCCACCAATCTCATTTGGTTTATTAtagaatttattttatttatattaccatctacatttttattattaatatctaaACTTGTTTTAAAGTTatgattcatttttttctttttttttataaagtaatattttttatattcatggtatacaaaaagaaaaaaaaaatatatgtatatatccttacaaaaataaaattactttttactttttcatatttttaaaattaaaataatataaaaaatatattatatacctatatatatttaattatacatatatattcttttttgaaaaaaataaatattgatTAACTTTATTTagatcaaaaaataaaatacgttccctaaatgtattattgtatgtatattacttttttatatatttaaaacatatatatctttaaaatatataatatatatataaattaatttacttatattttaaaatataaaaatgatttattttaaaaatattatattaataattctttttttcttataacaatgtgaatatatatatatatatatatgataatattccggtaaataaaaattaaagaatgtataataaattagAATGAAACtttaaaaatgtttatatattacttagAAACAAgaataagaaaagaaaaaaaatttacaataaatatatttcataatatttattttttcttatataaacaatttaCATTGTCAATCTTATTTAAAATTGGATTATTGTaaaagttttatattttattttcattaaactaaaaaaaaataaaaaaaagaaatgaataaaaaaaattaaaaaaataaaaaaaataaaaaaataaaaaaataaaggtaaatatataataatatatttacctatgaataattataaaataaatacattttatataatatatattgtaaataaataaagaggaatataattattgtgtgaatataaatagaaatataaaagaaaaaaaaaatatatgtatataataattaaataatactaacaaaatgataaacaaatatataataatgtgttGTGTCCATTAAATGGTATGTTATGTTCACATGcgtatattcctttttataaAGTATACACATTTTTCTTAGTTTTCTTCTTTGAATTTATTTTACgtactttttttaaaagtattatccaaataaaaaaaaaatttgtagcttcaatatatatatatattatatatatatgtaaattttttatgtatcaCTTGATATTGTTTTCCTTTGGtgttttatgttttatgCTCTTATTTGAGGTCTTACTTTTAAGACATGTTCCGTTAAGCTCAGGtaatgtattattaataaaatcatcattctttttattattaatagcatcataatttatattgttcttatttaaattatcattatttatattatcattagtgttcatttttatattcatatccTTATTGTTGGGTagctctttttttttacttttaaaattataattatcgaAATTTAATAAGTGttccaaataaaataatattttcttttgtaCGTACACATATTTACTCAggcaaaataaataattgtcTTTATTCATTAAAGGGTCAATCATATCttcaaaatgaaatattgttttattattttgttcttttggGAATATGCAAGGAGCATATTTACCATTCCTACTAACCATAGGAAAaggcatattattattattattattattactaatattattattattattgttgttagtTATATTTGGGttaacatatttttcatataaatcttgatattttaaattttgttGTTCTAAGGATAGTATATTATGTGGTACCATTTTTGTATtgtcttcattattttttatgttgccatttatattgttcatattatataaattgcttttattatatatatattgatttaaCATTTTTTCGTCAgtgttatttttatgaaataataagCTACTATTATAATCTAGTccattcatatttattttattccctttatttataaaacaatTGAGTTTAATATCACTATTATTTGCATCATTATTAATGGCAATAGACGTATTATCACATGTCACAATATTAGTACTATTCAAATTAGATATCTCATTATTTGCATTCGTTGtactatttttttgtattatatctaaattattattacaaataatattgttattattattgttgatgTTATTGTTACTGCAGTCatttaatatcatttttgttttatcacaagttatattattattcgcTTGAAGAGCAAATTGATCTCCCATATTTTCTAGTAATATATgtgaatttatataattttcatcgacatttacattttcttgctctttttttttccttctctTTCTTTTCCTCTCCCCATTCAATTCATCATACATTCCATTAAAAAGAGAATCATCATTAATTTGGTTATTACAAAATAAGGATGTATTAAAATCAtcaacattttttaaatctctTTTTCTTATGTCCAGTTTTATAGGTATACGTGTTTTTCCTGCTAAATAATTTGAAACATCCTCTtcgtaattttttttcaatgttAAGGATGCTTCAACAAAATCATTAAATGCATATGAAAGATCACAATAATTGATTTcatgattatttatattattttcgtCTACATACTTTCTATCTACCCACATACGATTACTTCTTCCTCTTCTTTTAATTAAGACAAcgtttttatattcattaggATTAATTTTTAGTAAATTCTTTTGTTCTGGATGCATAATATAATgtttcaattttttatttatttttctattaCAAATTGaatctttataattataatgtgATTGTCCAtcgatattattattcatatattcatccatattatcattcatatattcgtcaatattattatgattcaCATAACCATCTTCATTAGCAT
This region of Plasmodium sp. gorilla clade G2 genome assembly, chromosome: 13 genomic DNA includes:
- a CDS encoding protein transport protein SEC20, putative; its protein translation is MNHNFKTSLDINNKNVDGNINKINSIINQMRLVDENLKNLFSFEETLNDHDALLLFRGRVSKRIVDYSNLITECDNNLTCSEYISPNLKEQYEYHLKNVDNYKRELSVWWNERANDYHRLCMENFLNRKISDINVTSNDDDNNKITDINLKDTKKLMIDEINRMKNVKSELIESSQKLKKQDEIFNIFEMKIRSSAKLIYSLKKKAESDTRYVWYSFFFFVSICVYITMRRLGLLRALFTLIKFIVSILFYVSKLCFKIFQLFKKTNETKYTPTVDNSKSLVLVPNNNEL